A window of Chitinophagales bacterium contains these coding sequences:
- a CDS encoding ATP-binding cassette domain-containing protein — protein MISVNNVTLSYGKRVLFDEVSLNFTKGNCYGVIGANGAGKSTFLKILSGEIEPNKGTITISPGERMAVLKQNHFEFDEVTVLNTVLMGHSKLWAVSKERETIYAKEDFTEEDGMRAGELEHEFGEMGGYESESNAAALLSDLGVKEQFHASRMKDIPGNLKVRVLLAQALFGNPDILLLDEPTNGLDIETISWLENFLADYENIVLVVSHDRHFLDGVCTHVADVDRQKIKIFTGNYTFWYESSQLMARQLSDKNKKVEDKRQALIDFIARFSANASKSRQATARKKALEKLTIEEIEPSNRKYPGIIFQPQREVGNQILNVEKLSKTVDGRVLFQDVSFTVNKGDKIAFYSRDPLAITSFFDIINNEAKPDTGKFEWGTTVTTAYLPVENSKYFTEELNLMDWLRQYVPDWVTDADEPFIRGFLGKMLFSGDDIMKKTKVLSGGEKVRCMISRMMLQSPNCIILDQPTNHLDLESIQSFNEQCVAYKGIVLLSSHDHTFMETVANRVIELTPSGIIDRLMTFDEYLENERVHQLREEMYGAFTES, from the coding sequence ATGATCAGTGTCAACAACGTAACCCTCTCCTATGGAAAAAGGGTCCTGTTCGATGAGGTTTCCCTGAATTTCACCAAAGGCAATTGCTACGGCGTAATCGGTGCCAACGGCGCTGGTAAATCCACCTTTTTAAAGATCCTGAGCGGTGAGATCGAACCCAATAAAGGAACGATAACCATCAGCCCCGGAGAACGGATGGCCGTCCTCAAACAAAACCATTTTGAATTTGATGAAGTAACTGTGCTGAATACGGTGCTGATGGGGCATAGCAAACTCTGGGCAGTTAGCAAAGAAAGGGAGACGATCTATGCCAAAGAAGACTTTACCGAGGAGGACGGAATGCGTGCAGGTGAGTTGGAACACGAGTTTGGCGAAATGGGTGGATATGAATCGGAGAGCAATGCTGCTGCCCTGCTGAGTGACCTTGGTGTAAAAGAACAATTTCACGCCAGCCGGATGAAAGATATTCCCGGTAACCTTAAGGTACGGGTGTTATTGGCACAGGCCCTGTTTGGGAATCCGGATATTTTATTGTTGGATGAGCCGACCAACGGACTCGATATTGAAACCATCAGTTGGCTGGAGAATTTTCTGGCCGATTATGAGAACATTGTACTTGTGGTAAGTCACGACCGCCACTTTCTGGACGGTGTATGTACCCATGTGGCCGATGTGGACCGTCAGAAGATCAAGATCTTTACCGGTAACTATACCTTCTGGTACGAATCATCCCAATTGATGGCCCGCCAATTGAGTGATAAGAATAAAAAAGTTGAAGATAAACGTCAGGCCCTGATCGATTTTATCGCGCGCTTTAGTGCGAATGCGTCCAAATCAAGACAGGCGACTGCAAGAAAAAAGGCGCTGGAAAAACTCACCATTGAAGAGATCGAACCGAGTAACCGGAAATACCCAGGCATCATCTTCCAGCCACAACGCGAAGTGGGTAACCAGATCCTGAACGTGGAGAAACTGAGCAAGACGGTGGATGGCCGTGTGTTGTTTCAGGATGTCAGTTTTACAGTCAATAAAGGTGATAAGATCGCTTTTTATAGCCGCGATCCGCTGGCGATCACCAGCTTCTTTGATATCATCAATAACGAAGCAAAACCCGATACCGGAAAATTTGAATGGGGTACTACTGTCACCACGGCCTATCTGCCTGTGGAGAACAGCAAGTATTTTACCGAAGAACTCAATCTGATGGATTGGTTGCGTCAATACGTACCCGACTGGGTCACCGATGCCGATGAACCATTTATCCGTGGCTTCCTGGGTAAAATGTTGTTCAGTGGCGATGATATCATGAAGAAAACAAAAGTGCTTAGCGGAGGAGAGAAAGTGCGTTGTATGATCAGCCGCATGATGTTACAAAGTCCGAACTGTATCATCCTTGACCAACCGACCAACCATCTTGACCTGGAAAGTATCCAGAGCTTTAACGAACAATGCGTAGCCTATAAAGGAATCGTTCTTCTTTCTTCGCATGACCACACTTTCATGGAAACTGTGGCCAACCGGGTGATCGAACTGACACCTTCCGGTATCATCGACCGTTTGATGACCTTTGATGAATACCTGGAGAATGAACGAGTGCACCAGTTACGGGAAGAGATGTATGGAGCCTTTACAGAGTCCTGA
- a CDS encoding OmpA family protein, whose translation MKMNLYQYDMKKGILSLLGTILLFTTQAQTGKSPLTLADEYFAAGEYYTAAHLYGQYLKPIVKTRAVGDFPLSIKSRRGGTAAVVRNKEEVLAKMAESYRLAHYWQEASSIYQTLASSNPDSYVDGLYWFAVCQRSLGHYDSARQSLEQYIETRSSVKKWDEAAKKELQTLQYIQQQLARPDSILFQVKKVDATGSFERGMFALTPYAGGQFLVSSTRADSTVSLTENPNKSSLYTASLQGNQLGALSPLDIPAGTPGWNTGAASVSADGQWLYFTQWKKENGQTVSQIWMARKNGTSWGNPELANSLNSAGSNSKQPYCSADGKYLYFSSDRKNGKGGFDIWVASLDAQGKPGTPINAGAMVNTPGDEIAPYYQSSSTTLVYSSNGKGGMGGFDLFSVEGKENEWVHPLNLGHPVNSSRDDIYFYAAENQSLLAHALVGSDRGTGCCLETYQVTKKPKTQSMSGIILDCKTGSPLADAEVILKQNGKAIAQTTTNEQGQYRFQMEGERAKGLSVHLKKSEFTDTTQSLVTSNIDESDLLSDRIAFEPACIAPVEPPPVEKLVIRVEDVVTVYFDFDKHNLKSPAVAKLDSIYTVLLENPGATIQISGYTDGLGTENYNKILSDKRARACANYLIKKGIDPVRISFVSFGACCPVEMELLNGRDNPDGRSKNRRALINVKKY comes from the coding sequence ATGAAGATGAACCTGTACCAATACGACATGAAAAAAGGAATACTTTCCCTGCTGGGAACCATTCTCCTTTTCACCACACAGGCCCAAACCGGGAAAAGCCCGCTTACCCTGGCCGACGAATATTTTGCTGCGGGAGAGTATTACACCGCTGCCCACCTGTATGGACAGTACCTTAAACCCATCGTGAAGACACGTGCAGTAGGTGATTTCCCTTTGAGTATAAAATCAAGGAGAGGTGGTACAGCTGCTGTTGTGCGTAACAAAGAGGAAGTACTGGCTAAAATGGCAGAAAGCTATCGCCTGGCACACTACTGGCAGGAGGCCTCTTCGATCTATCAAACACTGGCCAGTTCCAATCCGGATTCCTATGTGGATGGCCTGTACTGGTTTGCTGTTTGCCAGCGAAGCCTGGGTCATTATGATTCTGCGAGACAAAGCCTGGAACAATATATTGAAACACGTTCTTCAGTTAAGAAATGGGATGAGGCTGCAAAAAAAGAATTACAAACCCTGCAATATATCCAGCAACAACTGGCCCGGCCCGATTCCATTCTTTTTCAGGTAAAGAAAGTGGATGCAACAGGTAGTTTTGAACGAGGCATGTTTGCCCTTACTCCCTATGCCGGTGGACAATTTCTTGTCAGCAGTACCAGGGCAGACTCTACAGTTTCCTTAACTGAAAATCCCAACAAGAGCAGTTTATATACAGCCAGTCTTCAGGGCAATCAACTTGGTGCATTAAGCCCGTTGGACATTCCTGCTGGAACACCTGGTTGGAATACGGGAGCAGCCAGTGTAAGCGCCGATGGACAGTGGTTATATTTCACCCAATGGAAAAAAGAGAATGGGCAAACTGTTTCCCAAATATGGATGGCCCGGAAGAATGGTACATCCTGGGGCAACCCTGAACTGGCCAATTCCTTGAACAGCGCCGGCTCCAACAGCAAACAACCTTATTGCTCTGCCGATGGCAAATATCTTTATTTCAGTTCCGATCGGAAAAATGGCAAAGGAGGTTTTGATATCTGGGTCGCTTCGCTGGATGCGCAAGGAAAACCTGGCACACCCATCAATGCCGGAGCCATGGTGAACACACCCGGAGATGAAATTGCACCCTATTATCAATCCAGCTCCACTACCCTGGTCTATAGTTCCAATGGGAAAGGTGGTATGGGTGGGTTTGACCTCTTTAGTGTGGAAGGAAAAGAGAATGAATGGGTACACCCGCTGAACCTGGGTCATCCCGTGAATTCATCCAGAGATGATATCTATTTCTACGCTGCCGAAAACCAGTCTTTACTGGCTCATGCCCTGGTTGGATCTGACCGTGGTACTGGATGCTGCCTGGAAACCTATCAGGTAACCAAAAAGCCAAAAACTCAATCCATGTCGGGTATCATTCTGGATTGCAAAACAGGTAGCCCCCTTGCCGATGCAGAGGTTATACTCAAACAAAATGGCAAGGCTATAGCCCAGACAACCACAAATGAACAAGGTCAATATCGTTTTCAAATGGAGGGCGAAAGGGCGAAAGGGCTCTCCGTTCATTTGAAAAAGTCGGAATTCACTGACACCACCCAATCGCTGGTCACCAGCAATATTGATGAATCAGATCTTCTGTCGGACCGTATCGCTTTTGAACCAGCCTGTATTGCGCCGGTAGAACCACCTCCTGTAGAAAAACTCGTCATTCGGGTAGAAGATGTGGTGACTGTTTATTTTGACTTTGACAAACACAACCTAAAATCACCAGCCGTTGCTAAACTTGATTCCATCTACACCGTGCTCCTCGAGAACCCGGGTGCGACCATTCAGATCTCGGGATATACCGATGGATTGGGAACTGAAAACTATAACAAGATCCTGTCCGACAAACGCGCGCGGGCTTGCGCCAACTATCTCATCAAGAAAGGGATCGACCCCGTGCGGATCAGTTTTGTCTCCTTTGGCGCCTGCTGCCCCGTGGAGATGGAACTCCTGAACGGACGCGATAACCCCGATGGACGGAGCAAGAACCGGAGGGCATTGATCAATGTGAAGAAATACTAG
- a CDS encoding PorP/SprF family type IX secretion system membrane protein, with protein sequence MKRRFHKVMLGFLCLVSVTAAAQTDPHFTQNYTYPMYLNPALAGSSDGEYRVSAVYRSQWGSISNPYRTMGVSFDTRTNKNIALGGNLLNQKAGDGGFSYLNANASIAYTGVKLGADNNHRVVLAMQLGLINRRVDASKFKWGEQWNPITGYNASNPTTESFATTSSTTFDAGAGALYYDATPGKKWNGFGGLAFYHINKPKDPIVSSQSSERNIIPMRMTLHGGISFNLSERTSIVPHALFMKQGSATETMLGIYAQVNVNAETDVMIGGYYRYKDAIAPFVGVDYKNFLIGLSYDANTSKLGAMARNVNSFELSLSYIKRTASRSIVDFIRCARL encoded by the coding sequence ATGAAAAGACGCTTCCATAAAGTAATGCTCGGGTTCTTATGTCTGGTGTCGGTAACGGCCGCGGCACAAACAGACCCGCATTTTACACAGAATTACACCTATCCTATGTATTTGAATCCGGCACTGGCAGGAAGCAGTGACGGAGAATACCGGGTATCGGCGGTCTATCGCAGCCAGTGGGGCAGTATTTCCAATCCCTATCGAACCATGGGGGTTTCCTTTGATACGCGTACGAATAAAAATATCGCGTTGGGAGGAAATTTACTGAACCAGAAGGCCGGCGACGGCGGGTTTAGTTACCTGAATGCAAATGCATCCATCGCTTATACCGGGGTAAAATTGGGAGCGGACAACAACCACCGGGTGGTACTGGCCATGCAATTAGGCCTGATCAATCGCCGGGTGGATGCTTCCAAATTCAAATGGGGCGAACAATGGAACCCCATCACCGGGTACAATGCCTCCAACCCGACCACCGAATCATTTGCTACCACCTCTTCCACCACCTTCGATGCCGGTGCGGGGGCCTTGTACTACGATGCCACTCCGGGTAAAAAATGGAATGGCTTTGGGGGACTTGCTTTTTACCACATCAATAAACCCAAGGATCCCATTGTTTCCAGCCAGAGCAGTGAGCGAAACATCATCCCGATGCGTATGACCTTGCATGGAGGTATCAGTTTTAATTTAAGTGAGCGTACCAGTATTGTACCGCATGCCCTGTTTATGAAACAAGGATCTGCTACGGAAACCATGCTGGGAATTTATGCACAGGTTAATGTAAATGCAGAAACGGATGTTATGATCGGCGGGTATTACCGGTACAAGGATGCGATCGCCCCCTTTGTGGGAGTGGATTATAAAAATTTCCTGATCGGGTTGAGTTATGATGCCAATACCTCTAAGCTTGGTGCCATGGCCCGCAATGTCAACAGTTTTGAATTAAGTCTTTCTTATATCAAACGTACCGCTTCCCGCAGCATCGTGGATTTTATCCGCTGTGCCCGTTTGTAA
- a CDS encoding gliding motility-associated C-terminal domain-containing protein, translating to MKSNPMSFAGTFLLLLFFHFSQAQFGTTASAVWITDCNQSNYYNTSGSLADEIGPNANAFHNNNFGVHTQNAGTLLLRGGAVKTFKTPASGNVCAVTMFYRVYLQSGVPGAFSSIDLPLFENCNTGTGQFPSGGPCVDGGQRWQRVIPIGASVPYAPVNLTNFAPGNYVVDVYFQATGSQTSSSGCTDVVNDDNAGNYYKAFFSIQAPTLSSTNPSTCNGTEGSITISGLTPGATYQIAYTDNGSPVASASYTANGSGQVTISGLNAGLYANFSLLVNGCTTNLNTGVILSNPIFIPTFSSVPPFCAGTTPPTLPGISNNGLAGTWSPAVVDNTTSGTYTFTPANGTCGIPVTVNITVIPNETPTFSFGTSQSICNGGSVPVLPGISSNGYTGTWSPAVVDNTTSGTYTFTPDAGQCATTATFTVTVNPNITPTFSFGSAITLCAGDTPPALPATSTNGINGTWSPASIDNTTSGTYTFTPTAGQCATQTSITVTVNPVVPPVFPFGTSQNICTGGSVPVLPNTSDNGITGTWSPAVVDNTTSGTYTFTPSAGQCTTPFVFSVTIDPNITPTFSFGTSLTICEGATVPALPGTSNNGITGTWSPAVVDNTTNGTYTFTPDAGQCALPANFSVTVNPNITPTFTFGTTLTICAGESVPTLPTSSSNGITGTWSPATVDNTTSGTYTFTPTAGLCATTATFTVTVNPIVTPTFAFGNSLNLCAGGSAPALPGTSDNGITGSWSPAVVDNTTNGTYTFTPTAGQCANPFTLNVTVNPNITPTFSFGTSLTICDGGTVPVLPGTSDNGYTGTWSPAVVDNTTSGTYTFTPTAGQCATATTFTVTVNPILTPTFAFGTSLTACEGSTMPALPATSDNGVTGTWSPAVIDNTTSGTYTFTPTAGQCAIGTTLTVTIDPNITPVFSIGSSLTICAGASVPVLPGTSDNGVTGSWSPAVVDNTTNGTYTFTPTAGLCALPFTFTVTVNPNITPTFSFGTSLSVCDGATVPALAGTSIEGITGTWSPAVIDNTTSGTYTFTPDAGLCAVPTTLSVTVNPILTPTFDFGTSITICEGSTAPVLVNTSNNGIQGTWSPATVDNTLSGTYTFTPNAGQCGTTTTLSVTIEPNITPVFSFGSTLTICAGGTVPTLPNTSDNGITGTWSPAVVNTNASGTYTFTPTAGLCALPVTYSVTVNPILTPAFAFGISQSICIGGTVPTLPASSTNGITGTWSPAVVDNTVSGTYNFTPDAGQCATTASFNMEVNPIPVVTVRNDTLVYDGNFVPGYTFTTTPAGSVNWTNNNTAIGLGASGTGNMPSFTATNLGSTPITGTVTVTPNINGCVGQARQFVITVNPLNKDVFVPNVFSPNGDGKNEVLYVYGNYINKLEMRIFNQWGQQIAEITNKSQGWDGKHKGTPQPVGVYVYVLKAELADGRVVNLKGSITLVR from the coding sequence ATGAAATCCAATCCAATGTCCTTTGCAGGAACTTTCCTGCTATTGCTGTTTTTTCATTTCTCCCAGGCCCAGTTCGGGACCACCGCCTCCGCCGTATGGATCACGGATTGCAACCAAAGCAATTATTATAATACTTCAGGAAGCCTGGCCGATGAGATCGGCCCCAATGCCAACGCATTTCACAACAATAATTTTGGTGTTCATACCCAGAACGCAGGTACATTGTTGCTGAGAGGTGGTGCTGTTAAGACCTTTAAAACCCCGGCTTCAGGTAATGTTTGCGCGGTAACCATGTTTTACCGGGTTTACCTCCAGAGCGGTGTTCCAGGTGCGTTTAGTTCGATCGATCTGCCTTTATTCGAAAACTGTAATACCGGTACGGGTCAATTCCCTTCCGGCGGGCCTTGTGTGGATGGTGGACAAAGGTGGCAGCGGGTGATACCGATCGGTGCATCGGTCCCTTACGCTCCGGTTAACCTGACCAATTTTGCCCCGGGAAATTATGTCGTGGATGTTTATTTCCAGGCCACAGGATCGCAGACCAGTTCCAGTGGCTGTACGGATGTAGTAAATGATGACAATGCCGGTAATTATTACAAAGCCTTTTTCTCAATACAAGCCCCCACCCTTTCTTCTACCAACCCCTCCACCTGTAACGGGACGGAGGGTTCGATCACTATCAGCGGACTCACCCCTGGTGCCACCTATCAGATCGCTTATACAGATAATGGCAGCCCGGTTGCTTCCGCTTCTTATACAGCCAACGGCAGCGGTCAGGTAACGATCTCAGGTTTGAATGCCGGTCTTTACGCCAACTTCAGCCTGTTGGTGAATGGATGCACCACCAATCTAAACACTGGGGTGATCCTTTCCAACCCGATCTTTATCCCGACATTTTCATCAGTACCCCCTTTCTGCGCCGGAACAACCCCGCCAACCTTGCCGGGAATTTCGAATAACGGCCTGGCGGGTACCTGGAGCCCTGCGGTGGTCGATAACACCACCAGCGGTACATATACTTTTACACCTGCCAATGGAACCTGTGGTATTCCCGTTACCGTGAATATCACCGTGATTCCAAACGAAACACCAACCTTCTCCTTTGGCACCAGTCAATCCATATGTAATGGAGGAAGCGTGCCTGTATTGCCTGGTATTTCGTCGAATGGATATACCGGAACATGGAGCCCAGCTGTAGTTGATAATACCACCAGCGGCACTTATACATTTACACCGGATGCCGGACAGTGCGCCACAACCGCCACCTTTACTGTTACGGTAAACCCCAATATTACCCCAACATTTAGTTTTGGTTCGGCAATCACACTTTGTGCGGGTGACACGCCTCCGGCTTTACCTGCCACATCCACCAATGGGATCAATGGTACCTGGAGCCCTGCTTCAATCGATAACACGACAAGCGGCACCTATACCTTTACCCCAACAGCCGGACAGTGCGCTACGCAAACGAGTATCACGGTTACGGTAAACCCGGTCGTACCGCCAGTTTTCCCCTTTGGCACAAGCCAGAATATTTGTACTGGCGGATCAGTTCCAGTTCTACCAAACACATCCGACAATGGCATTACCGGAACCTGGAGTCCTGCCGTAGTGGACAATACAACCTCGGGTACTTACACCTTTACGCCAAGTGCCGGTCAGTGTACAACACCTTTTGTGTTCTCGGTGACCATTGATCCGAATATCACTCCGACCTTTAGTTTTGGTACTTCCTTAACCATTTGCGAAGGCGCCACAGTGCCTGCCTTACCCGGCACTTCAAATAACGGTATCACGGGTACCTGGAGCCCTGCGGTTGTAGACAATACGACCAATGGCACCTACACCTTTACTCCGGATGCAGGACAGTGCGCCCTTCCAGCCAACTTTAGCGTTACTGTCAATCCGAATATCACACCAACCTTTACGTTTGGTACTACACTGACTATCTGTGCGGGCGAATCCGTACCGACGCTACCTACAAGTTCTTCAAATGGGATCACCGGTACCTGGAGCCCGGCAACAGTGGATAACACCACCTCAGGTACATACACCTTTACACCAACAGCTGGTCTTTGTGCCACTACAGCCACCTTTACCGTAACGGTCAACCCGATTGTAACGCCAACCTTTGCTTTTGGCAATAGTCTTAACCTCTGTGCGGGTGGATCTGCTCCTGCATTGCCTGGCACATCCGATAATGGCATCACCGGTTCCTGGAGCCCGGCCGTTGTGGACAACACCACCAATGGCACTTACACCTTTACTCCTACTGCCGGTCAATGTGCCAACCCCTTTACACTGAATGTTACAGTAAATCCCAATATCACTCCAACATTTAGTTTTGGAACCAGTTTAACGATCTGTGATGGCGGTACAGTTCCAGTATTACCTGGCACTTCAGATAATGGCTATACAGGTACCTGGAGCCCTGCAGTGGTCGATAACACCACCAGCGGTACCTATACCTTTACACCTACTGCAGGTCAGTGTGCCACAGCAACCACATTCACCGTTACAGTCAATCCAATACTGACACCCACATTTGCCTTTGGAACAAGTTTAACTGCCTGTGAAGGAAGCACCATGCCTGCACTGCCGGCTACTTCCGACAATGGAGTGACGGGTACCTGGAGCCCTGCTGTAATTGATAATACAACCAGTGGCACTTATACCTTTACGCCAACAGCGGGTCAGTGCGCCATTGGTACTACCCTTACTGTAACCATCGACCCGAATATTACACCGGTATTTAGCATCGGCAGTAGTCTGACCATTTGTGCAGGCGCCTCTGTCCCTGTGTTACCTGGCACATCCGATAATGGTGTTACAGGAAGCTGGAGTCCTGCCGTTGTAGACAACACAACCAATGGTACCTATACCTTTACTCCGACAGCAGGCTTATGTGCGCTTCCGTTTACATTCACTGTAACTGTTAACCCGAATATCACGCCCACCTTCTCCTTTGGCACCAGCCTGAGTGTTTGTGACGGAGCTACTGTTCCTGCGCTTGCCGGTACCTCAATTGAAGGAATTACCGGTACCTGGAGCCCGGCCGTGATCGACAATACAACAAGTGGAACTTATACATTTACTCCGGATGCGGGACTTTGTGCCGTGCCCACTACATTATCAGTAACGGTCAATCCGATCCTGACACCCACTTTTGACTTTGGCACCAGCATCACTATTTGTGAAGGAAGTACAGCTCCTGTATTGGTGAACACATCGAATAATGGTATCCAGGGTACCTGGAGTCCGGCTACCGTTGACAACACCCTATCTGGAACCTACACCTTTACTCCCAATGCGGGTCAATGTGGTACAACTACAACGTTGTCTGTAACGATTGAACCCAATATCACACCCGTATTTAGTTTTGGTTCTACCCTGACCATCTGTGCAGGTGGTACTGTACCGACCTTACCCAATACATCAGATAATGGAATCACGGGTACCTGGAGCCCCGCCGTGGTCAACACTAACGCATCCGGCACCTATACCTTTACGCCAACTGCAGGACTTTGTGCATTGCCGGTGACCTATTCGGTTACGGTCAATCCGATCCTGACCCCGGCTTTTGCTTTTGGCATTTCCCAATCCATTTGCATTGGCGGAACGGTTCCCACATTACCGGCCAGTTCTACCAACGGTATTACAGGAACCTGGAGCCCCGCTGTTGTGGACAATACTGTTTCAGGAACCTACAACTTTACACCCGATGCCGGGCAATGTGCGACCACGGCCAGCTTTAACATGGAAGTGAACCCGATACCTGTAGTGACCGTGCGCAACGACACCCTCGTATACGATGGCAATTTTGTACCGGGATATACTTTCACCACAACACCTGCTGGTAGTGTAAACTGGACCAACAATAATACAGCCATTGGTTTGGGTGCTTCGGGAACAGGCAATATGCCTTCCTTTACTGCTACCAACCTGGGCAGCACACCAATCACTGGTACGGTAACCGTTACACCAAATATCAATGGTTGCGTAGGCCAGGCCAGACAATTTGTGATCACGGTGAACCCGTTGAACAAAGATGTATTTGTTCCAAACGTATTCTCTCCCAATGGCGATGGCAAAAATGAAGTGCTGTATGTATATGGCAACTACATTAACAAACTCGAGATGCGAATCTTCAACCAGTGGGGTCAACAGATCGCTGAGATCACCAATAAGAGCCAGGGTTGGGATGGCAAACACAAAGGAACTCCCCAGCCAGTGGGCGTATATGTGTACGTATTGAAAGCCGAACTCGCTGACGGACGTGTGGTGAATTTGAAAGGATCGATTACGTTGGTAAGATAG
- a CDS encoding aminoglycoside phosphotransferase family protein: MDSKDQGLDLFPILEEYGFKAGSYGISSLGTGLINTTWRIKDSRGDFVLQKINHAIFSNPWAIAENIRAMGEYLATRHPDYLFTRPLQTKRGEEMVEKEGMGFFRIFPFIVGSVTHDVVSHPRLAYKAARSFGRFTRSLAGLPMEQLQTTLEAFHDLSLRYQQFTEALEKGNPERIRDSAYLIDQARELSFLVNKYQSIRQDPAFLLRPTHHDTKISNVLFNKQGQALCVIDLDTVMPGYFLSDLGDMMRTYLSPVSEEEQDFSRIEVREEYKSAVLEGYLSAMKPVLSPAELESVDFAGPYIIYMQALRFLTDHLNNDRYYGAKYQGHNKQRAENQLVLLNKLMTDR; encoded by the coding sequence ATGGATAGCAAGGACCAGGGCTTGGATTTGTTCCCGATTCTGGAAGAGTATGGGTTTAAGGCGGGCAGCTACGGGATCAGCTCCCTGGGTACAGGGCTGATCAATACTACCTGGAGAATAAAAGATAGCCGGGGGGATTTTGTCCTGCAAAAGATCAACCATGCAATTTTTTCCAATCCCTGGGCGATCGCAGAAAATATCCGGGCAATGGGTGAATACCTCGCCACCCGGCATCCCGATTATCTGTTTACCCGTCCTCTTCAGACAAAAAGGGGCGAGGAGATGGTGGAGAAGGAGGGAATGGGCTTTTTTCGGATTTTCCCGTTTATCGTTGGTTCGGTCACCCATGATGTGGTTTCACATCCCCGGTTGGCCTATAAGGCGGCTCGGTCGTTTGGACGCTTTACCCGTTCTCTTGCCGGCCTTCCCATGGAACAATTGCAAACAACCCTCGAAGCCTTTCATGATCTTTCCCTCCGGTATCAACAGTTCACTGAGGCCCTGGAAAAAGGAAACCCCGAACGGATCAGAGATTCGGCCTACCTGATCGACCAGGCCAGAGAATTGTCTTTTCTCGTTAACAAATACCAATCCATTCGGCAGGATCCTGCATTCTTACTCCGGCCTACGCATCATGATACCAAGATCAGCAATGTATTGTTTAATAAACAAGGCCAGGCCCTTTGTGTGATCGATCTTGATACGGTGATGCCTGGTTATTTTCTCAGCGACCTGGGAGATATGATGCGGACCTACCTGAGTCCGGTAAGCGAAGAAGAACAGGATTTTTCCCGTATCGAGGTGAGGGAGGAATATAAATCAGCGGTACTGGAAGGGTATTTGTCAGCAATGAAACCCGTTTTAAGTCCCGCAGAACTCGAATCAGTCGATTTTGCCGGGCCTTATATTATATATATGCAAGCTCTTCGGTTTTTAACCGATCATTTGAACAATGACAGGTATTATGGAGCAAAATACCAGGGGCATAATAAACAAAGAGCGGAGAATCAGTTGGTTTTATTAAATAAACTAATGACCGACCGGTAG